A single window of candidate division KSB1 bacterium DNA harbors:
- a CDS encoding PorV/PorQ family protein, with translation MSRQNKRHWQAWIAVAVLLGACTAQVQGQAAFQLLGGQRIGTASGTFLKIEVGAQAVAMSGAGTALASDATVLYWNPAAAAQLATNSLALSHIEWPADIQYEFLGYVHHLPRIGSLGVSLGMLHMADMEVTNEYYPTGTGEYFRFQDSFAAFTYARKMTNRFSFGLSLKYVDELLADVRMGGWMIDLGTFYWTGYRQVRFAVSLVNFGPDLEARGSFLKKTVQGEVVEQPYEAFAPPTTFRVGVAGDLYTAEHHTLTAAMQVNHPMDNVENAVVGLDLEVLQRLHVRGGYRINFDEERFTLGAGLLLPVAGARAVLDYAYKDFAHLGSTHQFTFSFAF, from the coding sequence ATGTCCAGGCAGAACAAGAGACATTGGCAAGCGTGGATCGCAGTAGCTGTGCTGCTGGGCGCCTGCACGGCGCAGGTGCAGGGCCAGGCGGCATTTCAACTGCTCGGCGGCCAGCGCATCGGCACCGCCTCCGGGACCTTTCTCAAAATCGAAGTTGGGGCGCAGGCAGTGGCGATGAGTGGAGCCGGCACAGCCCTGGCCAGCGACGCCACCGTGCTCTACTGGAACCCCGCTGCTGCGGCGCAGTTGGCGACGAATAGTCTGGCCCTTAGCCACATCGAATGGCCGGCGGACATCCAGTACGAATTCCTCGGCTACGTGCACCACCTACCGCGCATCGGCAGTCTGGGCGTGAGCCTCGGCATGCTGCACATGGCCGACATGGAGGTCACCAACGAGTACTATCCCACCGGTACCGGTGAGTACTTCCGCTTCCAAGACAGCTTCGCCGCCTTCACCTATGCGCGCAAGATGACTAACCGCTTCTCCTTTGGCCTGTCCTTGAAGTACGTGGATGAGCTGCTGGCCGACGTGCGCATGGGCGGGTGGATGATCGACCTTGGCACGTTCTATTGGACCGGCTACCGCCAAGTGCGCTTTGCCGTGAGCCTGGTGAATTTTGGCCCTGACCTTGAAGCACGGGGCTCGTTCCTAAAGAAGACTGTGCAGGGCGAGGTGGTGGAGCAGCCCTACGAAGCCTTCGCGCCGCCGACCACCTTCCGTGTGGGCGTAGCAGGTGACCTGTACACGGCGGAGCATCACACGTTGACTGCGGCCATGCAGGTCAACCACCCCATGGACAATGTGGAGAACGCCGTGGTCGGCTTGGACTTGGAGGTGCTGCAGCGGCTGCACGTGCGGGGCGGCTATCGGATCAACTTTGACGAAGAGCGATTCACCCTTGGCGCCGGGTTGCTGCTTCCTGTGGCCGGTGCTCGTGCGGTGCTGGACTATGCATACAAGGACTTTGCCCATCTTGGCTCGACCCATCAATTCACCTTCAGCTTTGCGTTTTGA
- a CDS encoding TonB-dependent receptor: MKRTLVIVVLMATCCSVVVAQPRSKGSIAGTIVDKQTREPLPGVNVVVKGTYMGAATDENGRYVIERVSPGQYDIQASMIGYKIQLRTGVKVAAGQRVVLDFELEQSVLAFGQEIVVIGERPLLQVDLTASEVHFSADDIRQRIVENVRDIVTQQAGVVKADNEIHIRGGRADESLYIVDGISIKDPLSGYGNTLYVNADAIKELKVITGGFNAEYGQAMSGVIDVVTKEGGDNYTGGLAVKTDRPNFGLFKSYNTQVLEFNLGGPEPLTVFILPAFGLRVPGSVSLFLSGYGNVSDTYLPKASRLYPRRSGLEPFAPREENDWHLLGKLTWRVNPNQKFSLSYDRSLSINQGFFRRYVISRRYFPYEFSKHLDHYPTFTSESILSNASWMHTLSARTFYELTVGNFWTSTHSAVQNKHWSEYVEQLDLEPVRYLPGSGGDVVIRRGDGFYDHGDYGQWFDYFSDTWTLKGRLTSQIDPKHQVKGGFEVEYTTMQVVDIVDPWVSSESGYGRSYDIYRVYSTAGAFYLQDRITYEGMIVNVGMRYDYWFPGKFVQDAINDPETVIISAAARKKFYDDTFEVFGMRGKGHLSPRVGISHPVTDRDVLYFHYGHFSQRPQGQYVYAKLKATSPATYQLFGNPNLNPITTVAYELGIKHKFTENLVAEFKAYYKDMFDYPTAERVRMENPRLGNISYLMYFNMDYARSKGIELWLRQRYARYLTGTLNFTYAVSKGKSSKPSDNLLVEAGRLAEKPLRENFLEWDRPIRLTLDLNLHVGEKQGFRLLGWRLPEKWGINTHWELESGKRYTRLIDLEREIYDTAHPYANLAPTWHQLDVRAYKYFRLKGVEVNFQVEIENAFNALIPRIINPYTGREYRPGDILTKSYTRDINPNPNPIYDPSKYRWPRTVRWGVGVRF; this comes from the coding sequence ATGAAGCGAACGTTGGTCATCGTGGTGCTGATGGCGACCTGCTGCTCGGTGGTTGTGGCGCAGCCGCGGAGCAAGGGGAGCATTGCCGGCACTATCGTGGACAAACAGACGCGCGAGCCACTGCCGGGCGTTAACGTCGTGGTCAAGGGCACCTACATGGGCGCCGCTACGGACGAGAACGGGCGCTACGTCATCGAACGCGTCAGCCCTGGCCAGTACGACATTCAAGCCTCCATGATCGGCTACAAGATCCAGCTCCGCACCGGCGTGAAGGTGGCGGCCGGCCAGCGCGTGGTCTTAGACTTTGAGCTGGAACAGTCGGTGCTGGCCTTCGGCCAGGAGATCGTCGTCATCGGCGAGCGGCCGCTGCTGCAGGTGGACCTGACCGCCTCGGAGGTGCACTTTAGCGCCGACGACATACGCCAGCGCATCGTGGAAAACGTCCGGGACATCGTCACCCAACAGGCAGGGGTGGTCAAGGCCGACAACGAGATCCACATCCGGGGTGGCCGCGCGGACGAGAGCCTGTATATCGTCGATGGCATTTCCATCAAGGATCCGCTCTCTGGCTATGGAAACACGTTGTACGTGAACGCCGATGCCATTAAGGAGCTGAAGGTTATCACCGGCGGTTTCAATGCCGAGTACGGCCAAGCCATGTCTGGAGTGATCGACGTCGTGACCAAGGAAGGCGGCGACAACTACACCGGCGGACTTGCCGTCAAGACTGATCGGCCCAATTTTGGCTTGTTCAAGAGCTACAATACGCAGGTGCTGGAATTCAATCTGGGCGGGCCTGAGCCCTTAACCGTGTTTATCCTCCCTGCATTTGGGCTACGCGTGCCGGGGTCGGTGAGTCTTTTTCTCTCCGGGTACGGGAATGTGTCGGACACCTACCTCCCCAAGGCGTCCCGCCTCTATCCGAGGCGTTCTGGGCTGGAGCCGTTTGCCCCGCGCGAAGAGAATGACTGGCACCTCCTGGGCAAGCTCACCTGGCGGGTGAACCCCAACCAAAAGTTCTCCCTGTCCTACGACCGCTCGCTCAGCATCAATCAGGGGTTCTTCCGGCGCTACGTCATCTCGCGGCGCTACTTCCCGTACGAATTCAGCAAGCACCTGGACCACTATCCCACCTTCACCTCGGAGAGCATCCTCAGCAACGCCTCCTGGATGCACACGCTGTCGGCCCGCACCTTCTACGAGCTCACGGTGGGGAACTTTTGGACCTCCACCCACAGCGCCGTGCAGAACAAGCACTGGTCTGAGTATGTGGAACAGTTAGACCTGGAGCCGGTGCGCTATCTTCCCGGCTCAGGCGGCGATGTGGTCATTCGTCGCGGCGACGGCTTCTACGACCACGGCGACTATGGGCAGTGGTTCGACTACTTCAGCGACACCTGGACGCTGAAGGGGCGCCTCACCAGTCAGATCGACCCAAAGCACCAGGTGAAGGGCGGCTTCGAGGTTGAGTACACCACCATGCAGGTGGTGGACATCGTCGATCCCTGGGTGAGCAGCGAAAGCGGCTATGGCCGCAGCTACGACATCTATCGCGTCTACTCTACCGCCGGCGCCTTCTATCTCCAAGATCGCATCACCTACGAGGGCATGATCGTCAACGTGGGGATGCGGTACGACTATTGGTTCCCAGGTAAATTCGTGCAGGATGCTATCAACGACCCGGAGACGGTCATCATCTCGGCGGCGGCGCGCAAGAAGTTCTATGATGATACTTTCGAAGTTTTTGGCATGCGAGGCAAGGGCCATCTGAGTCCGCGGGTGGGGATCTCTCATCCGGTGACCGACCGGGATGTGCTCTACTTCCACTACGGGCACTTTTCGCAGCGGCCGCAAGGGCAGTACGTCTACGCGAAGCTCAAGGCTACCTCCCCGGCTACCTACCAGCTCTTCGGCAATCCGAACCTCAACCCCATCACCACGGTGGCGTACGAGTTGGGCATCAAGCACAAGTTCACCGAAAACCTGGTGGCCGAGTTCAAGGCCTATTACAAGGACATGTTCGACTATCCGACGGCCGAGAGGGTGCGGATGGAAAACCCGCGGCTGGGCAACATCAGCTACCTGATGTACTTCAACATGGACTATGCCCGTTCCAAGGGCATCGAGCTGTGGTTGCGCCAGCGCTACGCCCGTTACCTCACCGGTACGCTGAACTTCACCTACGCGGTGAGCAAAGGAAAGAGCTCAAAGCCGAGCGATAACTTGTTGGTGGAGGCGGGAAGACTGGCAGAGAAGCCGCTGCGCGAGAATTTCTTAGAGTGGGACAGGCCCATCCGCCTGACACTGGACCTGAACCTACACGTGGGCGAGAAGCAAGGGTTCCGCCTTCTCGGTTGGCGGCTGCCGGAAAAGTGGGGCATCAATACGCACTGGGAGCTGGAATCGGGCAAGCGCTACACGCGCCTCATTGACCTTGAGCGGGAGATCTACGACACCGCCCATCCCTATGCCAACCTTGCCCCCACCTGGCACCAGCTCGATGTGCGTGCCTACAAGTATTTCCGGCTCAAGGGGGTAGAGGTCAATTTCCAGGTGGAGATCGAGAACGCATTCAACGCCCTGATCCCGCGTATCATCAATCCGTACACAGGTCGGGAATACAGGCCGGGGGACATTTTGACCAAGAGCTACACGCGCGACATCAACCCGAACCCTAACCCCATCTACGACCCGTCGAAATACCGCTGGCCACGGACGGTGCGGTGGGGAGTTGGGGTGAGATTCTGA
- a CDS encoding T9SS type A sorting domain-containing protein, with the protein MRNKVCALMVASLLLASLAYGQTKIRDIQYTTDPTGASPLNGQVVTVTGVVTAEHRGTNPNNGGISNAYFFMQDAAEPWSGIQVLYNATLVAEGDSVTVTGTVSEYYGQTQIKDVTSFTHHSTRRKLPPPLEVTTAQAASEAYEGCLVRVKNVTVVETNIGTYKNWKADDGSGPILIDTRAKYFYTPVVGAPIRSLTGIVLYGSNTFSIAPRLAWDIVEGGRFTRIQRVQQVRNSDLLLAPVDTYSDTSYAVRDTVTFHGIVTMPTGLSYAGAGVKFIMSELEGGPWSAILSYHPDSTAYPSLFEGDVIEVTGYIGEYRTGPSNMTELWITSPIDIVGIGQPLPPPDYVKTGDLRLPVTAEQWGNCMVYVKNVTVTKNNPQYELFAVNDGSGSVLVDDDSDSLFTYYGAHPRPPVGAQADSIRGWVYHHYGYYTDSTTYKLEPLYLRDIKWGGAPPVISQVVRDISTPRSSNPVWVSAKVTSNLQVTEVALMYRVDAAYPLAKKANGGYTRVVMGNPSGDTYTGQIPPQPHGSFVSFFIEAMDNQGQKSLAPSDTAYQHYTYVVRDGMLRVADVQYTPWSIADSPFDGYTVTLTGIITTDSSANRIFKAYALQDAEGPWSGIFVFGLPNTLSRGDMVAVTGKVTDYNPDWHYKWDNNTVLLADSYELAGSGYAISPIDVTTGTLAATSRDVEAYEGVLVRIKNATLMSVNRYDVTFDDGSGPCLVDGDFMLARDQDPNNLFYVNQSGGYLVAFGDTIPPGQKVDVIQGIFLYSFGTYKIEVRDAKDFGKKVGVDPGFVPPVHTYRLEQNFPNPFNPCTKIYFEIPAAQSVTVVVYNLLGQKVKTVLDEALPPGRHVLPWDGTDERGQQVPAGVYIYRIKAGEFLASRKMVLMR; encoded by the coding sequence ATGAGAAACAAGGTCTGTGCTTTGATGGTCGCCAGTCTGCTCCTGGCAAGCCTGGCTTATGGGCAGACCAAGATTCGCGACATCCAGTACACCACCGACCCTACGGGCGCCTCACCCTTGAACGGGCAGGTGGTCACGGTGACGGGCGTCGTTACCGCCGAGCATCGCGGGACTAACCCCAATAACGGCGGCATTTCCAACGCCTACTTCTTCATGCAGGATGCTGCCGAGCCCTGGTCTGGCATCCAGGTCCTCTACAACGCTACCCTGGTGGCGGAAGGGGATAGCGTCACGGTCACCGGCACGGTCAGTGAGTACTATGGCCAGACACAGATAAAGGACGTGACGAGTTTCACCCATCATTCCACCCGGAGGAAGCTCCCGCCGCCCTTGGAAGTGACTACGGCGCAGGCGGCCAGCGAAGCCTACGAGGGCTGCCTTGTGCGCGTGAAAAACGTCACTGTTGTGGAGACCAATATCGGTACCTACAAGAACTGGAAGGCCGATGATGGGAGCGGCCCCATCTTGATTGACACGCGCGCCAAGTACTTCTACACACCTGTGGTAGGGGCGCCGATTCGCTCCTTGACCGGCATCGTCCTCTATGGCTCGAATACGTTCAGCATCGCACCGCGCTTAGCGTGGGACATTGTCGAGGGCGGCAGGTTCACGCGGATCCAGCGGGTGCAACAGGTGCGCAACTCTGACCTTCTCCTCGCGCCGGTTGACACGTACTCCGACACCTCATATGCGGTGCGCGATACGGTCACATTTCATGGCATCGTGACCATGCCCACGGGCCTCAGCTACGCGGGCGCTGGGGTAAAGTTCATCATGAGCGAGTTGGAGGGTGGGCCCTGGAGCGCGATCCTCTCGTACCATCCCGATTCCACCGCGTACCCGAGCCTATTCGAAGGCGACGTCATCGAAGTGACCGGCTACATTGGTGAGTACCGCACGGGGCCAAGCAACATGACCGAGCTGTGGATCACCAGCCCCATTGATATCGTCGGCATCGGCCAGCCACTGCCGCCGCCTGATTATGTGAAGACCGGCGACTTGCGCTTGCCGGTCACTGCAGAGCAGTGGGGGAATTGCATGGTGTACGTGAAGAATGTGACGGTGACCAAGAACAATCCCCAGTACGAGCTGTTCGCGGTGAACGATGGCTCCGGCTCGGTGTTGGTGGACGACGACTCCGACAGCCTGTTCACCTACTATGGAGCGCACCCCCGGCCGCCTGTGGGCGCCCAGGCGGATTCCATTCGCGGTTGGGTGTACCATCATTACGGCTACTACACAGACAGCACGACTTACAAGTTGGAGCCCCTCTACCTGCGCGACATCAAGTGGGGTGGGGCGCCGCCAGTCATTAGTCAGGTCGTCCGCGACATCTCTACACCGCGTTCGTCCAACCCGGTCTGGGTGTCCGCTAAGGTGACGAGCAACTTACAGGTGACCGAAGTGGCCCTCATGTACCGCGTGGACGCAGCCTATCCCTTGGCCAAGAAGGCAAACGGAGGTTACACCAGGGTGGTGATGGGCAACCCCAGCGGTGACACCTACACGGGGCAGATTCCTCCGCAGCCGCACGGGAGTTTTGTCAGCTTCTTCATCGAGGCCATGGACAACCAGGGACAGAAGAGCCTGGCGCCATCGGACACGGCCTATCAGCACTACACCTACGTGGTGCGCGATGGCATGCTGCGTGTGGCCGATGTGCAGTATACCCCATGGTCCATCGCCGACTCGCCTTTCGACGGCTATACGGTGACGCTTACCGGCATCATAACCACAGACAGCTCCGCGAACCGCATATTCAAGGCCTACGCCTTGCAGGATGCTGAAGGACCGTGGAGCGGCATCTTCGTGTTCGGGCTCCCCAACACCCTCAGCCGCGGCGACATGGTGGCAGTCACCGGCAAAGTGACCGACTACAATCCCGACTGGCACTACAAGTGGGATAACAACACCGTGCTCCTGGCCGATTCCTATGAGCTGGCCGGCTCAGGATACGCGATTTCGCCCATCGACGTGACCACCGGGACGCTGGCGGCCACCAGCCGGGATGTCGAGGCCTACGAGGGGGTGTTGGTGCGTATCAAGAATGCCACGCTGATGAGCGTCAACCGCTACGACGTGACCTTTGACGACGGCAGCGGCCCCTGCCTCGTCGATGGTGACTTTATGTTAGCTCGGGACCAGGACCCGAACAACCTGTTCTACGTCAACCAGAGCGGTGGGTATCTGGTGGCTTTTGGCGACACCATCCCACCTGGGCAGAAGGTAGACGTCATCCAGGGGATATTCCTGTACAGCTTCGGCACCTACAAGATCGAGGTGCGCGACGCGAAGGATTTCGGCAAGAAAGTGGGGGTTGATCCAGGTTTTGTGCCGCCGGTGCACACCTATCGCTTGGAGCAGAACTTTCCGAACCCATTTAACCCGTGCACCAAGATTTACTTCGAGATTCCGGCGGCCCAGAGTGTGACCGTTGTGGTTTACAACCTGCTTGGCCAGAAGGTGAAGACGGTGTTGGATGAGGCGTTGCCGCCTGGCCGCCACGTGTTGCCATGGGATGGCACCGACGAGCGCGGCCAGCAAGTGCCTGCAGGGGTCTATATCTACCGGATCAAGGCTGGCGAGTTCCTCGCCTCCCGGAAGATGGTGCTGATGCGTTAG